A window from Roseburia sp. 499 encodes these proteins:
- a CDS encoding glutamine--tRNA ligase/YqeY domain fusion protein: protein MENEVVSKNFIEQIIDEDIKEGHCETVKTRFPPEPNGYLHIGHAKSIILNYGLAQKYNGKFNMRFDDTNPTKEKVEFVESIKEDIKWLGADWEDRLFFASDYFEQMYEAAVKLIKKGKAYVSDLTAEEIREYRGTLTEPGKEDPSAGRSVEENLQLFTEMKEGKYADGEKVLRARIDMKSPNINMRDPVIYRVAHMTHHRTGDKWCIYPMYDFAHPIEDAIEGISHSICTLEFEDHRPLYDWVVRELEYPNPPKQIEFAKLYLTNVVTGKRYIKKLVEDGVVDGWDDPRLVSIAALRRRGFTPESIRKFVELCGVSKANSSVDYAMLEYCIREDLKLKRSRMMAVLDPIKLVIDNYPEGQVEYLDAANNLENEELGTRQIPFCRELYIERDDFMEEPPKKYFRLFPGNEVRLMHAYFVKCESFVKDENGNITEVHCTYDPETKAGSGFTGRKVKGTIHWVPAPFAKQCEVRLYENLVDEEKGVYNKEDGSLNLNPDSLKILKNCYVEPALAETKAYDSYQFVRQGFFCTDAKDSKPDALVFNRIVSLKSSYKLPTQK, encoded by the coding sequence ATGGAAAACGAAGTAGTTTCCAAGAACTTTATTGAACAGATTATTGATGAAGATATTAAGGAGGGACATTGTGAGACGGTAAAGACACGTTTCCCACCGGAACCAAACGGCTATCTTCATATTGGACATGCTAAGTCTATTATATTGAATTATGGACTGGCGCAAAAATATAATGGAAAGTTTAACATGCGATTTGATGATACGAATCCAACAAAAGAAAAAGTGGAGTTTGTAGAGTCTATTAAGGAAGATATTAAATGGTTGGGAGCAGACTGGGAGGACAGACTGTTCTTTGCATCTGATTATTTTGAACAAATGTACGAAGCGGCAGTAAAGTTGATTAAAAAGGGAAAAGCGTATGTTTCTGACTTAACAGCAGAAGAAATCAGAGAATATCGAGGAACATTGACAGAGCCGGGAAAGGAAGATCCAAGTGCCGGACGAAGTGTAGAAGAGAATCTGCAGCTTTTTACTGAAATGAAGGAAGGCAAGTATGCAGATGGTGAAAAGGTATTAAGAGCAAGAATCGATATGAAATCTCCAAATATTAATATGAGAGACCCGGTTATCTATCGTGTAGCACATATGACCCATCATAGAACAGGAGATAAGTGGTGCATTTATCCGATGTATGATTTTGCACATCCAATCGAAGATGCTATTGAGGGAATCAGTCATTCCATTTGTACACTGGAGTTTGAAGACCATAGACCTTTGTATGATTGGGTAGTGCGTGAGTTGGAATATCCGAATCCACCAAAACAGATTGAGTTTGCAAAGTTATATCTGACAAATGTGGTAACAGGAAAGCGTTATATTAAGAAATTAGTAGAAGATGGAGTCGTAGATGGATGGGATGATCCGAGACTTGTTTCCATCGCAGCATTGCGAAGACGTGGATTCACACCGGAATCTATTCGTAAATTTGTTGAGTTATGTGGTGTATCTAAGGCAAACAGTTCTGTAGATTATGCAATGCTTGAGTATTGTATTCGTGAGGACTTAAAACTGAAACGTTCTCGTATGATGGCTGTGTTAGATCCGATTAAATTGGTAATTGACAATTATCCGGAGGGACAGGTAGAGTATCTGGACGCTGCCAATAATCTGGAGAATGAAGAATTGGGAACACGTCAGATTCCATTCTGCCGAGAACTTTATATTGAACGTGATGACTTTATGGAAGAACCGCCAAAGAAGTATTTCCGTTTGTTCCCGGGAAATGAAGTACGTTTGATGCATGCTTATTTTGTAAAATGCGAGAGTTTTGTGAAGGATGAGAATGGAAATATTACAGAAGTACATTGTACTTATGATCCTGAAACAAAGGCAGGAAGTGGATTTACCGGACGTAAGGTAAAGGGAACGATTCACTGGGTACCGGCACCATTTGCAAAACAGTGTGAAGTACGTTTGTATGAGAATCTGGTGGATGAAGAAAAAGGAGTATATAATAAAGAGGACGGTAGCTTGAATCTGAATCCGGATTCTTTAAAAATATTAAAGAATTGTTATGTAGAGCCGGCATTAGCAGAGACGAAAGCATATGATAGTTATCAATTTGTGCGTCAGGGATTTTTCTGCACCGATGCGAAGGATTCTAAGCCGGATGCACTGGTATTTAACCGTATTGTATCATTAAAGAGCTCATATAAGCTTCCAACTCAGAAATAG
- a CDS encoding LysM peptidoglycan-binding domain-containing protein translates to MAREVENIPIGPIYTGGPCRGMVHVIENGDTLYNLGKKYHVSVTQLMFANPYVNVYNLQVGDELCIPTRLRQRGEEMEDEREEGNL, encoded by the coding sequence ATGGCAAGAGAAGTAGAAAATATTCCAATTGGTCCTATTTATACCGGAGGACCTTGTAGGGGAATGGTACATGTGATTGAAAATGGAGATACACTTTATAATCTGGGGAAAAAGTATCATGTAAGTGTGACGCAGTTGATGTTTGCCAATCCTTATGTAAATGTATATAATCTGCAGGTTGGGGATGAACTTTGTATTCCCACACGATTGAGACAACGAGGAGAGGAAATGGAAGATGAGAGGGAAGAAGGGAATTTATAA
- a CDS encoding 2-hydroxyacyl-CoA dehydratase, whose protein sequence is MKNETLHKLGIDIGSTTVKVAVLNEQNEMLFADYERHFANIRETLSDLLSKAKDALGNIVLAPMITGSGGLTLAKHLNIPFVQEVISVSTALQDYAPQTDVAIELGGEDAKIIYFEGGNVEQRMNGICAGGTGSFIDQMASLLQTDATGLNTYAKDYKALYPIAARCGVFAKTDIQPLINEGASKEDLSASIFQAVVNQTISGLACGKPIRGHVAFLGGPLHFLSELKEAFIRTLKLDDEHIIAPEHSHLFAAIGSALNCQPEVTMELDDILDKLSSDIHMEFEVERMEPLFASQEEYDTFSNRHGKHHVVTGDLSTYEGNCYLGIDAGSTTTKVALVGEDGSLLYSFYSSNNGNPLATATTAIREIYDLLPEKAHIVHSCSTGYGEALLKAAFMLDDGEVETVAHYYAAAFFNPDVDCILDIGGQDMKCIKIKNQTVDSVQLNEACSSGCGSFIETFAKSLNYSVEDFAQAALFAKNPIDLGTRCTVFMNSKVKQAQKEGAEVSDISAGLAYSVIKNALFKVIKVADASDLGKHIVVQGGTFYNDAVLRSFEKISGCEAVRPDIAGIMGAFGAALIARERYEDNHSTTMLSIEEIENLEVDTKLIRCQGCTNHCLLTINRFSGNRQFITGNRCERGLGKEKNKEQIPNLFEYKNKRIFDYEPLSETEAVRGTVGIPRVLNMYENYPFWAVFFKTLKFRTVLSPQSTRKIYELGIESIPSESECYPAKLAHGHVSWLIQNHVDFIFYPCIPYERNEFPDSNNHYNCPIVTSYAENIKNNVDEITSGKMRFLNPFMSFTDKDALLKQLQIVFEKEFSISATEIKAAVDAGWEELAAMREDIRRKGEETLKYMKETGRRGIVLAGRPYHVDPEINHGIPELINSYGIAVLTEDSVSHLQEVERPLLVMDQWMYHSRLYAAANFVKTRDDLDLIQLNSFGCGLDAVTTDQVNDILTKSDKIYTCLKIDEVNNLGAARIRIRSLLSAIRVKEKQHTKRTIVPSSYNRVVFTEEMRKDYTILCPQMSPIHFDLIEPAFRAAGYNLVVLDNDGRDAVNVGLKYVNNDACYPSLMVVGQIMEAVLSGKYDMNKTAVIISQTGGGCRASNYIGFIRRALEKAGYPNVPVISINLSGLEGNPGFKLTLPLIQHGLYALIFGDIFMRCLYRTRPYEAVPGTANALHEKWKKKCIDFVSTTKPLSHRKFKRYCREIIRDFDNLPMLDIKKPKVGVVGEILVKFLPAANNYLVELLESEGAEAVVPDLTDFFLYCFYNTNFKAENLGMKKSSARNANLGIKALEWLRSAARDEFEKSKHFDPPARIETLAKYAAPIVSEGNQTGEGWFLTGEMMELIHTGTNNIVCTQPFACLPNHIVGKGVIKELRHQYPLSNIVAIDYDPGASEVNQLNRIKLMLSTAQKNLAKMQEEADI, encoded by the coding sequence ATGAAAAATGAAACTTTACACAAGTTAGGCATTGATATTGGTTCTACTACTGTAAAAGTTGCTGTCTTAAATGAACAGAATGAAATGCTTTTCGCAGATTATGAGCGTCATTTTGCCAATATCCGTGAAACCCTTTCTGATTTACTTTCGAAGGCAAAGGATGCACTCGGAAACATAGTTCTTGCACCTATGATTACAGGTTCCGGCGGATTGACCCTTGCAAAACACCTTAACATTCCATTTGTACAGGAGGTTATTTCTGTTTCCACCGCATTACAGGACTATGCTCCGCAAACAGATGTTGCCATTGAACTTGGTGGAGAAGATGCCAAAATTATTTATTTTGAAGGTGGTAACGTTGAACAACGTATGAATGGTATCTGTGCCGGTGGAACCGGTTCTTTTATTGACCAGATGGCTTCCTTATTACAGACCGATGCTACCGGATTAAATACATATGCCAAGGATTACAAAGCACTTTATCCAATTGCGGCACGTTGCGGTGTATTTGCAAAGACAGATATTCAACCATTAATTAATGAAGGTGCTTCTAAAGAAGACCTGTCCGCTTCTATTTTTCAGGCGGTAGTAAACCAGACCATTTCCGGTCTTGCTTGCGGAAAACCTATTCGCGGACATGTTGCGTTTTTAGGTGGACCACTTCACTTCCTTTCTGAATTAAAGGAAGCTTTTATTCGTACATTAAAATTAGATGATGAACACATTATCGCTCCGGAACATTCTCATCTGTTTGCAGCCATTGGTTCTGCCTTAAACTGCCAGCCTGAGGTTACCATGGAGCTTGATGACATTTTAGATAAACTTTCATCCGATATTCATATGGAATTTGAAGTAGAACGTATGGAACCTTTATTTGCTTCACAAGAGGAATATGATACCTTTTCCAATCGTCACGGTAAGCATCATGTAGTAACCGGTGACTTATCTACATACGAAGGAAACTGTTATCTTGGAATTGATGCCGGTTCTACTACTACCAAAGTTGCATTAGTTGGCGAAGACGGTTCTCTGCTCTACTCTTTTTACAGCAGTAACAATGGTAATCCACTTGCTACCGCTACTACTGCAATTCGTGAAATTTATGACTTACTACCTGAAAAAGCACATATTGTTCATTCCTGCTCCACCGGCTACGGTGAGGCTTTATTAAAGGCAGCCTTTATGCTGGATGACGGAGAAGTAGAAACTGTTGCCCACTACTATGCGGCAGCTTTCTTTAATCCGGATGTAGATTGTATCCTGGATATCGGCGGTCAGGACATGAAGTGTATCAAGATTAAGAATCAGACTGTAGACAGTGTTCAGTTAAATGAAGCATGCTCTTCCGGTTGTGGTTCCTTTATCGAAACCTTTGCAAAATCCTTAAATTACTCTGTGGAAGATTTTGCACAGGCTGCACTATTTGCTAAGAACCCAATTGACCTTGGAACACGTTGTACCGTATTTATGAATTCCAAAGTAAAACAGGCACAAAAAGAAGGGGCTGAGGTTTCTGACATTTCTGCCGGACTTGCCTACTCTGTTATTAAAAATGCGTTATTTAAAGTTATTAAGGTAGCTGACGCCAGTGATCTTGGAAAACACATTGTTGTACAAGGCGGTACCTTCTATAATGATGCTGTTTTACGAAGTTTTGAAAAAATATCCGGCTGTGAAGCAGTACGTCCTGACATTGCAGGAATCATGGGCGCATTCGGTGCTGCCTTAATCGCAAGGGAACGTTATGAAGACAATCATTCTACTACTATGTTATCCATTGAAGAAATTGAAAATCTGGAAGTAGACACAAAGCTGATTCGCTGTCAGGGATGTACAAACCATTGTCTTCTGACCATTAACCGTTTCTCCGGAAACCGCCAGTTCATTACCGGAAACCGCTGTGAGCGTGGTCTCGGAAAAGAAAAAAATAAAGAACAGATTCCGAACCTGTTTGAATATAAGAATAAACGTATTTTTGATTATGAGCCACTGTCTGAAACAGAGGCTGTTCGTGGAACTGTGGGAATTCCAAGGGTTTTAAATATGTACGAAAACTACCCTTTCTGGGCCGTTTTCTTCAAAACCTTAAAATTCCGTACTGTACTGTCTCCACAATCTACCAGAAAAATTTATGAACTTGGTATTGAATCCATTCCAAGTGAATCCGAATGTTATCCGGCAAAACTTGCTCATGGACATGTATCTTGGCTCATACAGAATCATGTGGACTTTATCTTCTACCCATGTATTCCTTATGAGAGAAATGAATTTCCGGATTCAAATAATCACTACAACTGCCCGATTGTAACCTCTTATGCGGAAAATATTAAAAACAACGTAGATGAGATTACTTCCGGTAAAATGCGTTTCTTAAACCCTTTTATGTCTTTTACAGATAAAGATGCACTATTAAAGCAGTTACAGATTGTATTTGAAAAGGAATTCTCTATTTCTGCCACAGAAATAAAAGCTGCTGTAGATGCCGGATGGGAAGAACTTGCAGCAATGCGTGAAGACATTCGACGCAAAGGTGAAGAAACATTGAAATATATGAAAGAAACCGGTCGCCGTGGAATTGTTCTGGCGGGACGTCCTTATCATGTTGACCCTGAAATCAACCATGGTATTCCGGAATTAATTAATTCCTATGGTATTGCTGTCCTGACCGAAGATTCTGTTTCCCATCTCCAGGAAGTAGAGCGTCCTCTATTAGTTATGGACCAGTGGATGTACCACTCCAGACTTTATGCTGCCGCAAATTTTGTAAAAACAAGGGATGACTTAGACTTAATTCAGTTGAATTCTTTTGGTTGCGGTTTAGATGCTGTTACTACTGATCAGGTCAATGACATTTTAACGAAATCCGATAAGATTTACACTTGTCTTAAAATTGACGAAGTAAATAACTTAGGAGCTGCACGTATCCGTATCCGCTCTCTTCTTTCCGCTATCCGTGTGAAAGAAAAACAGCATACCAAACGTACTATTGTTCCTTCCAGTTATAACCGTGTTGTTTTCACAGAAGAGATGCGCAAGGATTACACTATTCTCTGCCCACAGATGTCACCAATTCACTTTGATTTGATTGAACCGGCCTTCCGTGCTGCCGGCTATAACCTGGTAGTTCTTGACAATGACGGAAGAGATGCTGTCAATGTAGGATTAAAGTATGTTAATAATGATGCCTGCTATCCATCTTTAATGGTAGTCGGACAGATTATGGAAGCTGTGTTGTCCGGAAAGTATGACATGAATAAAACAGCCGTTATTATCTCCCAAACAGGTGGAGGATGTCGTGCTTCCAATTATATTGGTTTTATCCGTCGTGCTTTAGAAAAAGCCGGTTACCCCAATGTTCCGGTTATCTCCATTAACTTAAGCGGCTTAGAGGGTAATCCCGGATTCAAACTTACACTACCATTGATTCAACACGGACTGTACGCTCTGATTTTCGGTGATATATTCATGCGTTGTCTGTATCGTACCCGTCCATACGAAGCTGTTCCGGGAACTGCCAATGCACTCCATGAAAAATGGAAGAAAAAATGTATTGATTTTGTATCTACTACCAAACCATTATCCCATCGGAAGTTTAAACGCTACTGTCGTGAAATTATTCGTGACTTTGATAACTTACCAATGTTGGATATTAAGAAACCAAAAGTTGGGGTGGTAGGCGAAATTCTGGTTAAATTCCTGCCGGCTGCCAATAATTATCTGGTAGAACTATTAGAATCCGAAGGAGCTGAAGCTGTTGTTCCAGATTTAACAGACTTCTTCCTCTACTGCTTCTACAATACGAATTTCAAGGCCGAAAACCTTGGCATGAAGAAATCTTCTGCCCGTAATGCAAACCTTGGAATCAAAGCATTAGAATGGCTTAGAAGTGCTGCAAGAGATGAATTTGAAAAGAGTAAACACTTTGATCCGCCTGCACGTATTGAAACGCTGGCAAAATATGCTGCTCCAATTGTTTCCGAAGGAAATCAGACCGGTGAAGGCTGGTTCTTAACCGGAGAAATGATGGAACTGATTCATACAGGAACAAACAATATTGTATGTACGCAGCCATTTGCCTGCCTACCAAACCATATTGTAGGAAAAGGTGTTATTAAAGAACTTCGCCATCAATATCCATTGTCTAATATTGTGGCAATTGACTATGATCCAGGTGCTTCTGAAGTAAACCAGTTGAACAGAATCAAACTGATGCTGTCTACTGCACAGAAGAATTTGGCAAAAATGCAAGAAGAAGCGGATATTTAG
- a CDS encoding LytTR family DNA-binding domain-containing protein, whose translation MKLTINQSNNFTETEIIINCTHMDERLNSLINYIRHFTFSLEGELDKQLYQVPIEKILYFDSVDGKTFFYDTNHTYYHKSSLGELEERLHHTSFARISKNCILNTSYLKCVKPCGNHRMEATLQNGEKLIISRNYISTLKEKLYCQ comes from the coding sequence TTGAAATTAACTATAAATCAAAGCAATAATTTCACAGAAACTGAAATCATTATCAACTGTACCCATATGGATGAACGCTTAAATTCACTTATTAATTACATCCGCCACTTTACTTTTTCATTAGAAGGAGAATTAGATAAACAACTATATCAAGTTCCTATTGAAAAAATACTATATTTTGATTCGGTAGACGGAAAAACTTTTTTCTATGATACCAATCATACTTATTACCATAAATCCAGCCTCGGGGAATTAGAAGAAAGACTCCACCATACTTCTTTTGCACGCATTAGTAAAAATTGCATTTTAAATACTTCTTATCTAAAATGTGTAAAACCTTGTGGTAATCATCGTATGGAAGCAACCCTGCAAAATGGAGAAAAACTAATTATTTCCAGAAACTACATTTCTACCCTAAAAGAAAAACTATATTGTCAGTAA
- a CDS encoding DUF3021 family protein, with protein MKKIHKIYIPSIAITFTLTVLYSCIWNLISGSSMSDYFYFLLEFLVYLVGTVIIDAILNRIDFKNNFSYFFTELIVLYLFMLLFAYCGNWFTFTFSTLFPLTLFFVATVGYIHYYFYKSWKIEADEINQLLNERQQNNTTNI; from the coding sequence ATGAAAAAAATTCACAAAATTTATATTCCGTCTATTGCGATTACTTTCACACTCACTGTTCTGTACTCTTGTATTTGGAATCTAATATCCGGTTCTTCCATGTCTGACTACTTCTACTTTTTATTAGAATTTTTAGTATATCTGGTAGGAACCGTGATAATCGATGCCATACTAAACCGAATCGATTTTAAAAACAACTTCAGCTATTTTTTTACAGAGCTTATTGTTTTATATCTATTTATGCTCCTATTCGCATATTGTGGAAATTGGTTTACCTTTACCTTTTCAACCTTATTTCCTCTCACCCTCTTCTTTGTAGCAACTGTTGGATACATTCACTATTACTTTTATAAAAGTTGGAAAATAGAAGCAGATGAAATTAATCAACTTTTAAACGAACGCCAACAAAATAATACAACAAATATTTAG
- a CDS encoding DUF4097 family beta strand repeat-containing protein, with product MNSKKILTILVGIAVGASVVLGGIIVGTGIKNGKNAFASSEVEKVAPHVLEKTSLDDFSEISISISYADISIIPSDGYYLEYRLDGTCKEPTYSVSDGKFHFEEGNVQEKYQVHFGLFPEGPFYLKLYVPEDKYFDLLSIYNDSGNVDFKQIQAKEAELTLDYGNLNFENFTGDTFHLTMDSGNLDFGTISCNDLTIKNEYGNVTGDSLTASTSGSIKLDSGNLETQQLTSSTFSLTNDYGNTDIYSFTSSNSTFSINSGNLCLEDADFETVDIRNEYGNVDLELRQDLADFNYDLSTEYGDIHVNNKRMQPNDDEECTYKKDNGKDRNIEIFCDSGNINVTRK from the coding sequence ATGAATTCAAAAAAAATATTAACTATTTTGGTGGGCATCGCTGTTGGTGCAAGTGTTGTTTTAGGTGGAATCATTGTTGGCACTGGTATAAAAAATGGAAAAAATGCTTTTGCTTCTTCTGAAGTTGAAAAAGTAGCCCCCCATGTACTTGAGAAGACAAGTCTGGATGATTTTTCCGAAATCTCCATTTCCATTAGCTATGCTGACATTTCTATTATTCCTTCTGATGGATATTATCTGGAATATCGTCTTGATGGCACTTGCAAGGAACCTACCTATAGCGTATCCGATGGAAAATTTCACTTTGAAGAAGGGAATGTGCAGGAAAAGTATCAGGTTCACTTTGGACTTTTTCCCGAAGGACCATTCTATTTGAAGCTTTACGTTCCTGAAGATAAATATTTTGACCTGTTATCTATCTACAATGACAGCGGAAATGTGGATTTTAAACAGATTCAGGCAAAAGAAGCTGAACTTACACTGGATTATGGCAATCTGAATTTTGAGAATTTCACAGGAGATACTTTCCATCTAACCATGGATTCCGGAAACTTGGACTTCGGAACTATTTCTTGTAATGATTTAACAATTAAAAATGAATATGGAAACGTCACCGGAGATAGCTTAACGGCTTCCACATCAGGATCTATAAAACTGGATAGTGGCAATTTGGAAACACAACAGCTTACTTCCAGTACATTTTCTCTAACTAATGATTACGGGAACACTGATATTTACAGTTTCACCTCTTCTAACAGCACATTTTCTATTAATTCCGGTAATCTTTGTTTGGAGGATGCCGACTTTGAAACTGTGGATATCCGTAATGAATATGGAAACGTAGATTTAGAACTTCGTCAAGATCTAGCAGATTTCAACTACGACCTTTCTACCGAATATGGCGATATTCATGTGAATAACAAGAGAATGCAACCAAACGATGATGAAGAATGTACTTATAAAAAAGATAACGGAAAAGACCGGAATATTGAGATTTTCTGTGACAGCGGTAATATCAACGTTACTAGAAAATAG
- a CDS encoding HTH domain-containing protein yields MKGCFFNLQRIRVIIALAFFNFIFLGTEYLFDNMMAYVTDSKEVVIAQSYVLGASVIGFLLFSIFNRIAGENVKQILVFVASIVSIICIFIIQQHVSYEAILLSGLVVFVLLGIAGSAVHYMAACVLENDKNLARTVGLAYAIGLLFQFINNNLVNNDTIESIVLSVFLTIFIILLVRLNHDAVLEEKKNMLHHPVITGGILISIVILMTCIFATLDNVVTLFHAAGSMDIGQWPRLLLALSGLIAGVLFDLKERHYMNIIMYCVTLLSTICVLVIVSGGPFLIGLIVFYLSAGFFVVFFTTGFMELSYRMKVPELWAGLGRAVNNICAGIIGTWSLSLIESGNSVLISIIALVLFALISVAIFLYSNQFRSNTERKEGSENEKTEENIEKFSRFSKAFSLTTREEDVLKMLLNSDDSVQEIADQLFISRAALYRHIASLNEKTATKSRIGLLQFYYAWEETGE; encoded by the coding sequence ATGAAAGGATGTTTTTTTAATTTACAAAGAATAAGAGTAATTATTGCATTGGCTTTTTTTAACTTTATATTTCTGGGAACAGAATATTTGTTTGATAATATGATGGCATATGTAACTGACTCAAAAGAGGTAGTGATTGCACAAAGTTATGTTCTGGGGGCAAGTGTGATTGGTTTTCTTCTGTTTTCGATTTTTAATCGAATTGCCGGAGAGAATGTGAAGCAGATTTTAGTTTTTGTGGCATCTATTGTTAGTATTATTTGTATTTTTATTATACAGCAGCATGTGTCATATGAAGCAATATTATTATCTGGTTTGGTTGTTTTCGTATTATTGGGAATTGCAGGAAGTGCAGTACACTATATGGCAGCTTGTGTGCTGGAGAATGACAAAAATTTGGCAAGGACGGTTGGGTTAGCTTATGCCATTGGATTATTGTTTCAGTTTATAAACAACAATCTGGTAAATAATGACACAATTGAGTCCATTGTTCTTTCTGTTTTTTTGACAATTTTCATTATTTTGTTAGTGAGATTAAATCATGATGCAGTGTTAGAAGAAAAGAAAAACATGCTTCATCATCCAGTTATTACAGGTGGCATTTTGATAAGTATTGTTATTCTAATGACTTGTATTTTTGCAACCTTGGATAATGTGGTAACACTTTTTCATGCAGCCGGTAGTATGGATATAGGGCAGTGGCCACGGCTACTCCTTGCATTAAGTGGACTAATAGCAGGAGTTTTGTTTGATTTGAAAGAACGTCACTATATGAATATTATTATGTACTGTGTGACGCTTCTGTCAACAATTTGTGTACTTGTTATTGTATCAGGAGGACCTTTTTTAATAGGGCTTATCGTATTTTATCTTTCAGCGGGATTTTTCGTTGTGTTTTTTACTACAGGATTTATGGAGTTATCATACCGTATGAAGGTTCCTGAACTTTGGGCAGGGCTTGGTCGTGCCGTGAATAATATATGTGCAGGAATTATAGGAACATGGTCGCTCTCATTAATAGAGTCTGGAAATAGTGTGTTAATAAGTATTATAGCACTTGTTTTATTTGCATTAATAAGTGTAGCAATTTTCTTATATTCAAACCAATTTAGAAGTAATACAGAGAGGAAAGAAGGGAGTGAAAACGAAAAAACGGAAGAAAACATTGAAAAATTTTCAAGATTTTCGAAAGCATTCTCACTTACCACGAGAGAAGAAGATGTGCTTAAAATGTTATTGAATTCGGATGATAGTGTGCAGGAGATAGCAGACCAGCTTTTCATATCAAGAGCAGCATTGTATAGACATATTGCATCTTTGAATGAAAAGACAGCGACAAAGTCTAGGATTGGATTGCTACAATTTTATTATGCTTGGGAAGAAACAGGAGAATGA
- a CDS encoding Gfo/Idh/MocA family protein, with translation MDRMMNWAILGTGDIANEMAQALKNTGRKVYAVGNRTHEKAVDFAKEYEIEKVYDNFHEMFQDDAVDVIYIATPHNTHSEFIMEAVSNGKHVLCEKAITLNSKELEKAINLAKEKNVVLAEAMTIYHMPLHKKLRKMVEEGGIGDIGMIQINFGSFKEYNMDNRFFNPKMAGGALLDIGVYAISLARYYLKSQPNQVVSIMKKAPSGVDEISGIVMQNAEGQMVVISLSLHTKQPKRCNICGENGYIEIVDYPRAEEAKIVYTESAKTEIVKEGEMSLALQYELEDMEKAILGNDDDILLDYTRDVMQIMTDLRKEWEMYYPEEIGKAAVSA, from the coding sequence ATGGACAGAATGATGAATTGGGCAATTTTAGGTACAGGAGATATTGCGAATGAAATGGCACAGGCCTTAAAGAATACAGGAAGAAAGGTGTATGCAGTAGGAAATCGTACCCATGAAAAGGCAGTAGACTTTGCAAAGGAGTATGAGATAGAAAAGGTGTATGACAACTTTCACGAGATGTTTCAGGATGATGCAGTGGATGTAATCTATATTGCAACACCGCACAATACACATAGCGAATTTATAATGGAAGCAGTTTCTAATGGAAAGCATGTTTTATGTGAGAAAGCGATTACTTTAAATAGTAAGGAGTTGGAAAAGGCAATCAATCTTGCGAAAGAGAAGAATGTAGTTTTGGCAGAGGCAATGACGATTTATCATATGCCACTTCATAAAAAACTACGTAAAATGGTTGAAGAGGGCGGCATCGGAGACATTGGAATGATCCAGATTAATTTTGGAAGTTTCAAGGAATATAATATGGACAATCGTTTCTTTAATCCTAAAATGGCAGGAGGAGCACTTTTAGACATTGGTGTTTATGCTATATCTTTGGCAAGATACTATTTGAAGTCTCAGCCCAATCAGGTAGTTTCTATTATGAAGAAGGCGCCAAGCGGAGTGGACGAGATATCGGGTATTGTCATGCAGAATGCAGAAGGACAGATGGTGGTTATTTCTCTTTCTCTTCATACAAAACAGCCGAAGCGCTGTAATATCTGCGGTGAGAACGGATATATTGAAATTGTGGATTATCCGAGAGCAGAGGAGGCTAAGATTGTATATACAGAGAGTGCCAAGACGGAAATTGTTAAGGAAGGCGAAATGAGCCTTGCTCTTCAGTATGAGCTGGAGGATATGGAGAAGGCGATTCTCGGAAATGATGATGATATTTTGCTGGATTATACGAGAGATGTTATGCAGATTATGACGGATTTAAGAAAAGAGTGGGAGATGTATTATCCGGAGGAAATAGGAAAAGCGGCAGTGAGTGCGTAA